AATATAGAGATAAAAAAATAATTGAAGTCTCAGGTCTTAACAAAATGAATGTTGATAAATTATTATTAGAAATTGGTTCAACTTTAGAAGAAGTTAAAGATATTCCTCTTTGAGAAATCAAAGATGAAAATCCTCAAGATTACAAAGTCTATACATTTGAAAGTGACTTGAAAGATATTCAAGTTAATAATCTTGGAAATGGTAGATGAAGAATTGAAGGAGAAGATGTTTACAAGGCTTATCAAAAAACACCAATATCAACTTATGACAACTTACTATTATTTAATGAAAAACTTAAAAACCTAGGAGTTTATAACATTTTAAGAGAAAAGGGAGCACAACGAGGCGATATCGTTAAAGTGTTCGACATAGAATTGGAGTGAATGGATTAATATGGAATTAAAAGAATATTTAGATTATTTAGTTGAATGATTAAGAGAAGAAGTTAAAAAAGCTAATCAAAAAGGTGTTGTTGTAGGGATTAGTGGCGGAATTGACTCTGCAGTAGTTGCAGCTCTTGCTAAAAAGGCATTTCCAAATGACTATATAACTGTTTGAATGCCATGCAAATCAAGCAAATTAGATGAAAAGTGCAAAATGGAATTAATAAATGATTTAGATCTAAAAAATGTAAGTGTTGATTTAAGTCAAACATTTGAAGTTATTTCAAAATCACTTAATGATTCAGGGATTGAACAATCAAAATTAGCTCTTGCAAATACAAAAGCAAGATTGAGAATGTCTACATTATATTCAATGGCTCAAACTCACAATTACTTAGTTTTGGGAACTGATAATGCAGATGAATGACATATTGGTTACTTTACAAAATTTGGAGATGGTGGAGTAGATTTATTACCAATAGTACATTTGCTTAAAAGAGAAGTTAGAGAAGCTGCAAAAATATTAGGAGTTCCTTATTCTATAATAAATAGAGCTCCAACAGCTAGTTTGTGAGAGGATCAAACAGATGAATCAGAAATTGGATTTAGTTACGATTTGATTGATGATTATATAAGTGGAAAACCTGTTGCTGATGAAGTTAAAAAAAGAGTTGATCACTTACATGACATATCAGAACACAAAAGAAACGGTGCTCCAATGCCAAAAAATATAAGATAAAAGTTTAAAAGATATATTTAAACTTTTTTTTATTAATAACCTTTTTTGTTAGATAATTAAAGAAACAAGGAGAAATATAAAATGACAGAAGTACAAGCAAATACAATTAGTGAATTTATTGATAATTTACCAGACGAAACAGCTGATAAAATGTTTGAAGAGTTAATAGCTGGAATGAGTCTATACTTTGCAGTAGTTTTATTTGGTGAAGAAATTGAAAAAAATTACGAACCATTAAAATTAGATGGAAAGTCTCTTGAAGAAATTTCAAGAGTAGTTAAAGAAAATGAAATAGGAGAAGAAGAAGTTTATGCTGCATTGATGGGATCATTGCAAGAAGAATCAGATGCTGAATTATTTGCTGAAGATTGTGTTCAATCAATTGCTTTTAGTCCAGAATTCCCCGAAGAAGTTTTAACTAAATTAAATGAATTAGAAATAGATGTTAATGACTTTTCAATGAACTTGATTGTTACATTGAAAGATGAATTTATCGATTTTTTTGTAAATGATCTTGATATTGAAGAATGAAAAAACGACATTATTGATGCGTTAGTAGCGAGTTGAGATTAATAAAAAAACAAACTAGATTATAAAAAAATCTAGTTTTTTTTATAATTATGTTATTATAAATATGATTGTAGATAGGGTAATTTACA
This genomic interval from Spiroplasma monobiae MQ-1 contains the following:
- the nadE gene encoding NAD(+) synthase — its product is MELKEYLDYLVEWLREEVKKANQKGVVVGISGGIDSAVVAALAKKAFPNDYITVWMPCKSSKLDEKCKMELINDLDLKNVSVDLSQTFEVISKSLNDSGIEQSKLALANTKARLRMSTLYSMAQTHNYLVLGTDNADEWHIGYFTKFGDGGVDLLPIVHLLKREVREAAKILGVPYSIINRAPTASLWEDQTDESEIGFSYDLIDDYISGKPVADEVKKRVDHLHDISEHKRNGAPMPKNIR